One window of the Silurus meridionalis isolate SWU-2019-XX chromosome 24, ASM1480568v1, whole genome shotgun sequence genome contains the following:
- the LOC124377985 gene encoding CMRF35-like molecule 2 isoform X2 codes for MKILLLISFCLISAGSDDVTTVTGYRGRSVQIKCHYESGYEMNNKYLCRGECPHWPATKDIPVQSGSPAEDTRFSLYDNTTAKIFTITITDLRAEDANTYWCVVQQKGPNIYTKLQLLVEIDDSANSTVSPTTHSTSTHATSPSVIIHTSSSLTTTAGANLLNDAKDPTIASVPQKYPNFTIIIGVSVVLVLLLVALLIAVAVQKKKKTRAPCPEQFPNSSSNLNMVPCPVYENEDNSSIFYSLYSTVQLPSAPSEIYSNTGLPTIPSDPSSPVYTKVTHPGHHDVYSTAQLPSDSSVSAAQSSDIKSGESLKYATVSFDSSSNGAAPTLISKNQNISCDYASVTITE; via the exons ATGAAGATCCTCCTTCTTATCAGTTTCTGCCTGATTTCAG CTGGATCTGATGATGTAACTACAGTAACTGGATACAGAGGAAGATCAGTTCAGATTAAATGTCACTATGAATCTGGATATGAAATGAACAACAAGTATCTCTGCAGAGGTGAATGTCCCCATTGGCCTGCAACCAAAGACATTCCTGTTCAGTCTGGATCTCCTGCTGAAGACACCAGATTCTCTCTGTATGACAACACAACAGCCAAAatcttcaccatcaccatcactgatCTGAGAGCAGAGGATGCAAACACTTACTGGTGTGTGGTACAGCAGAAAGGGCCTAATATTTACACAAAGCTTCAACTGCTGGTTGAAATTG atGATTCTGCTAACAGTACTGTCTCAcccaccacacactccacttCAACACATGCCACGAGTCCATCAGTCATCATACATACATCATCATCCTTAACAACAACAGCAGGAG ctaaTTTGCTAAACGATGCTAAAGACCCAACCATCGCTTCTGTACCTCAGA AATATCCAAATTTCACAATCATCATTGGCGTGTCTGTGGTTCTTGTGCTGCTGCTCGTTGCCCTTTTAATAGCTGTTGCtgtacagaagaaaaagaagaccaGAG CCCCGTGTCCAGAACAGTTTCCAAACAGCTCCTCAAACCTCAACATG GTTCCATGTCCTGTTTATGAAAATGAAGACAACAGCAGTATTTTTTACAGCCTTTACTCTACTGTACAACTTCCCTCAGCCCCATCTGAGATTTACTCCAACACTGGATTACCCACAATTCCCTCTGATCCTTCATCACCTGTTTATACTAAAGTAACACACCCAGGACATCATGACGTCTACTCCACAGCTCAGTTACCCTCTGATTCATCAGTCAGTGCTGCTCAGTCATCAGATATAAAATCAGGTGAAAGTCTAAAATACGCAACAGTGAGTTTTGACAGCAGTTCGAATGGTGCAGCTCCAACACTGATCTCCAAAAACCAGAACATCTCATGTGATTATGCTTCTGTTACCATCACTGAATGA
- the LOC124377985 gene encoding CMRF35-like molecule 2 isoform X1, translating into MKILFIFTVCLNIAGSDDVTTVTGYRGRSVQIKCHYESGYEMNNKYLCRGECPHWPATKDIPVQSGSPAEDTRFSLYDNTTAKIFTITITDLRAEDANTYWCVVQQKGPNIYTKLQLLVEIDDSANSTVSPTTHSTSTHATSPSVIIHTSSSLTTTAGANLLNDAKDPTIASVPQKYPNFTIIIGVSVVLVLLLVALLIAVAVQKKKKTRAPCPEQFPNSSSNLNMVPCPVYENEDNSSIFYSLYSTVQLPSAPSEIYSNTGLPTIPSDPSSPVYTKVTHPGHHDVYSTAQLPSDSSVSAAQSSDIKSGESLKYATVSFDSSSNGAAPTLISKNQNISCDYASVTITE; encoded by the exons CTGGATCTGATGATGTAACTACAGTAACTGGATACAGAGGAAGATCAGTTCAGATTAAATGTCACTATGAATCTGGATATGAAATGAACAACAAGTATCTCTGCAGAGGTGAATGTCCCCATTGGCCTGCAACCAAAGACATTCCTGTTCAGTCTGGATCTCCTGCTGAAGACACCAGATTCTCTCTGTATGACAACACAACAGCCAAAatcttcaccatcaccatcactgatCTGAGAGCAGAGGATGCAAACACTTACTGGTGTGTGGTACAGCAGAAAGGGCCTAATATTTACACAAAGCTTCAACTGCTGGTTGAAATTG atGATTCTGCTAACAGTACTGTCTCAcccaccacacactccacttCAACACATGCCACGAGTCCATCAGTCATCATACATACATCATCATCCTTAACAACAACAGCAGGAG ctaaTTTGCTAAACGATGCTAAAGACCCAACCATCGCTTCTGTACCTCAGA AATATCCAAATTTCACAATCATCATTGGCGTGTCTGTGGTTCTTGTGCTGCTGCTCGTTGCCCTTTTAATAGCTGTTGCtgtacagaagaaaaagaagaccaGAG CCCCGTGTCCAGAACAGTTTCCAAACAGCTCCTCAAACCTCAACATG GTTCCATGTCCTGTTTATGAAAATGAAGACAACAGCAGTATTTTTTACAGCCTTTACTCTACTGTACAACTTCCCTCAGCCCCATCTGAGATTTACTCCAACACTGGATTACCCACAATTCCCTCTGATCCTTCATCACCTGTTTATACTAAAGTAACACACCCAGGACATCATGACGTCTACTCCACAGCTCAGTTACCCTCTGATTCATCAGTCAGTGCTGCTCAGTCATCAGATATAAAATCAGGTGAAAGTCTAAAATACGCAACAGTGAGTTTTGACAGCAGTTCGAATGGTGCAGCTCCAACACTGATCTCCAAAAACCAGAACATCTCATGTGATTATGCTTCTGTTACCATCACTGAATGA
- the LOC124377985 gene encoding CMRF35-like molecule 5 isoform X3: MKILFIFTVCLNIAGSDDVTTVTGYRGRSVQIKCHYESGYEMNNKYLCRGECPHWPATKDIPVQSGSPAEDTRFSLYDNTTAKIFTITITDLRAEDANTYWCVVQQKGPNIYTKLQLLVEIDDSANSTVSPTTHSTSTHATSPSVIIHTSSSLTTTAGEYPNFTIIIGVSVVLVLLLVALLIAVAVQKKKKTRAPCPEQFPNSSSNLNMVPCPVYENEDNSSIFYSLYSTVQLPSAPSEIYSNTGLPTIPSDPSSPVYTKVTHPGHHDVYSTAQLPSDSSVSAAQSSDIKSGESLKYATVSFDSSSNGAAPTLISKNQNISCDYASVTITE; this comes from the exons CTGGATCTGATGATGTAACTACAGTAACTGGATACAGAGGAAGATCAGTTCAGATTAAATGTCACTATGAATCTGGATATGAAATGAACAACAAGTATCTCTGCAGAGGTGAATGTCCCCATTGGCCTGCAACCAAAGACATTCCTGTTCAGTCTGGATCTCCTGCTGAAGACACCAGATTCTCTCTGTATGACAACACAACAGCCAAAatcttcaccatcaccatcactgatCTGAGAGCAGAGGATGCAAACACTTACTGGTGTGTGGTACAGCAGAAAGGGCCTAATATTTACACAAAGCTTCAACTGCTGGTTGAAATTG atGATTCTGCTAACAGTACTGTCTCAcccaccacacactccacttCAACACATGCCACGAGTCCATCAGTCATCATACATACATCATCATCCTTAACAACAACAGCAGGAG AATATCCAAATTTCACAATCATCATTGGCGTGTCTGTGGTTCTTGTGCTGCTGCTCGTTGCCCTTTTAATAGCTGTTGCtgtacagaagaaaaagaagaccaGAG CCCCGTGTCCAGAACAGTTTCCAAACAGCTCCTCAAACCTCAACATG GTTCCATGTCCTGTTTATGAAAATGAAGACAACAGCAGTATTTTTTACAGCCTTTACTCTACTGTACAACTTCCCTCAGCCCCATCTGAGATTTACTCCAACACTGGATTACCCACAATTCCCTCTGATCCTTCATCACCTGTTTATACTAAAGTAACACACCCAGGACATCATGACGTCTACTCCACAGCTCAGTTACCCTCTGATTCATCAGTCAGTGCTGCTCAGTCATCAGATATAAAATCAGGTGAAAGTCTAAAATACGCAACAGTGAGTTTTGACAGCAGTTCGAATGGTGCAGCTCCAACACTGATCTCCAAAAACCAGAACATCTCATGTGATTATGCTTCTGTTACCATCACTGAATGA
- the LOC124377992 gene encoding CMRF35-like molecule 5 — protein MKILFIFTLCLNIAGSDDVTTVTGYRGRSVQIKCHYDSGYEDYNKYLCRGECPHWPGTKDIPVQSGPPVKDTRFSLYDDTTTKIFTVTITDLRAEDANTYWCVIERAGLNIYTKLQLLVKMDDPPSSTVSQSTHNTYSATTHITSPSVHPETPPATDVPGSATYILISTGVVLFSAGVIIFCRRKCQGNKKGSDAAAQFNETSRVYENLLLRQAGKKAHVPKTACKSPDPAIDQSESIYQNSSFINKQSDSIYQNPFFINKQ, from the exons ATGAAGATCCTCTTCATCTTCACCCTCTGCCTGAATATAG CTGGATCTGATGATGTAACTACAGTAACTGGATACAGAGGAAGATCAGTTCAGATTAAATGTCACTATGATTCTGGATATGAAGATTACAATAAGTATCTCTGCAGAGGTGAATGTCCCCATTGGCCTGGTACCAAAGACATTCCTGTTCAGTCTGGACCTCCTGTTAAAGACACCAGATTCTCTCTGTATGACGACACAACAACCAAAATCTTCACCGTCACCATCACTGATCTGAGAGCAGAGGATGCAAACACTTACTGGTGTGTGATCGAGCGGGCAGGGCTTAATATTTACACTAAACTTCAACTGCTGGTTAAAATGG ATGATCCTCCCAGCAGTACTGTCTCACAgtccacacacaacacatactcTGCTACAACACATATCACAAGTCCATCAGTGCATCCTGAGACTCCTCCAGCTACAG ATGTTCCAGGTTCAGCTACCTACATCCTCATCAGTACAGGTGTAGTGCTGTTTAGTGCTGGTGTGATAATCTTCTGCAGAAGAAAATGTCAAGGTAACAAAAAAG GCTCTGACGCTGCAGCACAATTCAATGAG ACAAGTCGTGTTTATGAGAATTTACTTCTACGCCAAGCGGGGAAAAAAGCTCATGTACCTAAAACTGCCTGCAAGAGTCCCGATCCAGcaattgaccaatcagaatcaatcTACCAGAATTCTTCCTTTATTAATAAGCAATCAGACTCAATCTACCAGAATCCTTTCTTTATTAATAAGCAATAA